One genomic region from Balaenoptera acutorostrata chromosome 1, mBalAcu1.1, whole genome shotgun sequence encodes:
- the ZC3H12A gene encoding endoribonuclease ZC3H12A produces the protein MSLWELEDGHSCQGTPRPAQESTAEEARTAELQMKVDFFRKLGYSSAEIHSVLQKLGVQADTNTVLGELVKHGSAAERERQASPDPCPQLPLVPRGGGNPKAPILEPSPPEEDKEGSDLRPVVIDGSNVAMSHGNKEVFSCRGILLAVNWFLERGHTDITVFVPSWRKEQPRPDVPITDQHILRDLEKKKILVFTPSRRVGGKRVVCYDDRFIVKLAFESDGIVVSNDTYRDLQGERQEWKRFIEERLLMYSFVNDKFMPPDDPLGRHGPSLDNFLRKKPLMAEHRKQPCPYGRKCTYGIKCRFFHPERPSRPQRSVADELRANALLSPPRPPSKEKSGRRPSPSSQPGSLPTEHEQCSPDGKKLGAQSSPGTHGEGLTQTFTPAGRSLPPSGGSGSSFGPSDWFPQTLDSLPYTSQDCLDSGIGSLESQMSELWGIRGGGPAEPGPPRSPYAGYRPYGAELPATPAFSAFSRTMGAGHFSVPADYAPRPAAFPPREYWSEPYQLPPPTPVLQEPRVPGPGADRGPWGGAGSLAKERASVYTKLCGVFPPHLVEAVMGRFPQLLDPQQLAAEILSYKSQHLSE, from the exons ATGAGTCTGTGGGAGCTTGAAGACGGCCACAGCTGCCAAGGGACCCCCAGGCCGGCCCAGGAGTCCACGGCTGAGGAGGCAAGGACTGCAGAGCTGCAGATGAAGGTTGACTTCTTCCGGAAGCTGGGCTACTCATCTGCTGAGATCCACAGTGTCCTGCAGAAGCTGGGGGTCCAGGCAGACACCAACACTGTGCTGGGCGAGCTGGTGAAACATGGGTCAGCGGCCGAGCGGGAGCGCCAGGCATCGCCGGACCCCTGCCCTCAGCTGCCTCTGGTCCCCCGGGGTGGGGGCAACCCCAAGGCCCCCATCCTGGAGCCCTCTCCCCCCGAGGAGGACAAGGAGGGCAGTGACCTGAGGCCCGTGGTCATCGATGGGAGCAACGTGGCTATGAG ccacGGGAACAAGGAGGTCTTCTCTTGCCGGGGTATCCTCCTGGCAGTGAACTGGTTTCTGGAGCGGGGCCACACAGACATCACAGTGTTTGTACCATCTTGGAGGAAGGAGCAGCCTCGGCCCGATGtgcccatcacag ACCAGCATATCCTGCGGGACCTGGAGAAGAAGAAGATCCTGGTGTTCACGCCGTCGAGGCGCGTGGGCGGCAAGCGCGTGGTGTGCTATGACGACCGCTTCATCGTGAAGCTGGCCTTCGAGTCCGACGGCATCGTGGTCTCTAATGACACTTACCGGGACCTCCAGGGCGAGCGGCAGGAGTGGAAGCGCTTCATCGAGGAGCGGCTGCTCATGTACTCCTTCGTCAACGACAA GTTCATGCCCCCTGATGACCCCTTGGGCCGTCACGGGCCGAGCCTGGACAACTTCCTGCGTAAGAAGCCACTCATGGCCGAGCACAGGAAGCAACCGTGTCCCTATG GGAGGAAATGCACCTATGGGATAAAGTGCCGATTCTTCCACCCCGAGCGGCCAAGCCGGCCCCAGCGCTCCGTGGCTGACGAGCTCCGTGCCAACGCCCTCCTCTCGCCCCCCAGGCCGCCGAGCAAGGAGAAAAGTGGCCGGCGGCCTTCACCTTCCTCTCAGCCTGGCTCTCTGCCAACAGAGCATGAGCAGTGCAGCCCGGATGGGAAGAAGCTGGGGGCCCAGTCATCCCCGGGAACCCATGGGGAAGGCCTGACACAGACCTTCACCCCGGCAGGCAGGAGCCTCCCACCTAGTGGGGGCAGTGGCAGCAGCTTTGGGCCCTCAGACTGGTTCCCGCAGACCCTGGACTCTCTCCCGTATACCTCCCAGGATTGCCTGGACTCGGGCATTGGCTCCCTGGAGAGCCAGATGTCAGAACTCTGGGGGATTCGAGGAGGCGGCCCTGCTGAGCCGGGCCCACCTCGGAGCCCTTACGCCGGCTACCGCCCCTATGGGGCCGAGCTCCCCGCCACTCCGGCCTTCTCTGCCTTCAGCCGGACCATGGGTGCTGGCCACTTCAGCGTCCCTGCTGACTACGCACCCCGACCGGCTGCCTTTCCACCTCGAGAGTACTGGTCTGAGCCATACCagctgcccccacccaccccagtccTGCAGGAGCCCCGGGTGCCGGGCCCAGGGGCTGACAGGGGCCCCTGGGGCGGGGCAGGCAGCCTGGCCAAGGAGCGAGCCAGCGTGTACACCAAGCTGTGTGGCGTCTTCCCCCCGCACCTGGTGGAGGCCGTGATGGGGCGCTTCCCGCAGCTCCTGGACCCCCAGCAGCTAGCCGCCGAGATCCTCTCCTACAAGTCCCAGCACCTCAGTGAGTAA